Proteins co-encoded in one Polaromonas vacuolata genomic window:
- the murB gene encoding UDP-N-acetylmuramate dehydrogenase, with amino-acid sequence MLVEKNVPLQSFNSFGILAKALSMLRVRSDADVDALLSNPSLKAVPKFVLGGGSNIVLTGDVKALVLKVEIMGKQLVGETAKAWIVEAGAGENWHELVRWTLESGYPGLENLALIPGTVGATPVQNIGAYGVELQDRFDSLDAIDLVSGQHFTLSAAQCAFGYRDSVFKHQSIDGEGGKPGFGLAGRALITRVRFSLPKNFKPILGYADIEKKMAQSGWNAAAGAPSAMQIFEWICEIRQAKLPDPKVIGNAGSFFKNPTVSLEQCADIIQREPKIVHYPLVDGTVKLAAGWLIDACGWKGKSIGKAGVYERQALVLVNRGDRANPVTGGEVMTLAKAIQTSVYERFGIMLEPEPVVV; translated from the coding sequence ATGTTAGTCGAGAAAAATGTTCCCCTCCAGTCTTTTAATAGCTTTGGCATTCTCGCCAAGGCCTTGTCCATGCTGCGTGTGCGCAGCGATGCGGATGTTGATGCACTGCTGTCCAACCCCTCCCTGAAGGCTGTACCCAAGTTTGTACTCGGCGGCGGCAGCAATATTGTGCTGACTGGCGACGTCAAAGCCTTGGTGCTCAAGGTCGAGATCATGGGCAAACAGCTAGTAGGCGAGACCGCCAAGGCTTGGATTGTCGAGGCCGGTGCGGGCGAGAACTGGCATGAGCTGGTGCGCTGGACGCTAGAGTCGGGCTATCCCGGACTTGAGAATTTAGCCCTTATTCCCGGCACTGTGGGCGCGACACCGGTGCAAAACATAGGCGCGTATGGCGTGGAGTTGCAAGACCGCTTTGACTCTTTAGATGCTATTGACTTGGTGAGCGGTCAGCATTTCACCCTGAGCGCCGCCCAATGCGCTTTTGGCTACCGTGACTCGGTCTTTAAGCACCAAAGCATAGACGGCGAAGGCGGCAAGCCGGGTTTTGGTTTGGCCGGTCGCGCACTGATTACTCGGGTACGCTTTTCCTTGCCGAAAAACTTCAAGCCGATTTTGGGGTATGCGGATATAGAGAAAAAAATGGCCCAATCTGGCTGGAACGCCGCTGCTGGCGCCCCTAGCGCTATGCAGATATTCGAGTGGATATGCGAGATTCGCCAAGCCAAACTGCCAGACCCGAAAGTGATTGGCAATGCTGGCAGTTTCTTTAAGAACCCGACAGTGAGTTTGGAGCAATGTGCCGACATCATCCAGCGCGAGCCCAAGATAGTGCATTACCCACTGGTCGACGGCACGGTCAAACTAGCAGCCGGCTGGTTGATTGATGCCTGCGGATGGAAAGGCAAATCGATTGGCAAAGCCGGTGTTTACGAGCGCCAAGCCTTGGTGTTGGTGAACCGGGGTGACCGAGCCAATCCGGTCACAGGTGGTGAGGTGATGACGCTGGCCAAAGCGATTCAGACCAGTGTTTACGAGCGCTTTGGCATCATGCTTGAGCCTGAGCCGGTAGTGGTTTGA
- a CDS encoding YajQ family cyclic di-GMP-binding protein: protein MPSFDTVLEADLVKVKNAAENTAKEIATRFDFKGTPASIELKDKEITLIGDSDFQLEQINEILRNKLAKAGVDVRFLDIAKSEKIGGDKVKQLCKVRNGIETELAKKIQQLIKGSKIKVQGAIQEEKVRITGAKRDDLQAAMALIRGEITDFPLSFNNQRD, encoded by the coding sequence ATGCCCTCATTTGATACCGTATTAGAAGCCGACTTGGTCAAAGTCAAGAACGCCGCCGAAAACACCGCCAAAGAAATCGCCACGCGCTTTGACTTTAAAGGCACACCTGCCTCGATAGAACTCAAGGACAAAGAAATCACGCTAATTGGCGACAGCGATTTCCAGCTTGAGCAGATCAACGAAATCTTGCGCAACAAACTCGCCAAAGCTGGCGTTGACGTGCGTTTTCTAGACATCGCTAAATCCGAGAAGATTGGCGGCGACAAAGTCAAACAACTTTGCAAAGTCCGCAACGGCATAGAAACCGAGTTAGCCAAAAAAATTCAGCAACTCATCAAAGGCAGCAAGATCAAAGTGCAAGGCGCAATACAAGAAGAAAAAGTGCGCATCACCGGTGCCAAGCGTGACGATTTGCAGGCAGCCATGGCATTAATCCGCGGTGAAATCACCGATTTCCCGCTCAGCTTTAACAACCAGCGTGACTGA
- a CDS encoding retropepsin-like aspartic protease family protein has protein sequence MTELSRRLVQQTVMVCGLLLSVQATLQAQTLVLAGILGNKALLIVDGGTPKSLAMGETYQGVRVISVSANQAIVERSGQRQSLTIGDVPIWLEDKTNNAANPKATRIVLTATSGGHFIANGSVNGRSVQLLVDSGASFVTISSAQAEQAGINFKAGQATQLHTANGISSGWRIKLDSVRVGDVEVLAVDAVVTPQPMPFLLLGNSFLSRFQMLRDGDQLTLNKRY, from the coding sequence GTGACTGAACTTTCCCGCCGCCTTGTTCAGCAGACTGTCATGGTCTGCGGTTTGCTACTGTCGGTCCAAGCCACGCTGCAAGCGCAGACGCTGGTACTGGCCGGCATATTGGGCAACAAGGCTTTGCTAATCGTCGATGGCGGCACGCCAAAATCGCTCGCAATGGGCGAGACTTATCAGGGTGTTCGCGTCATCTCTGTCAGCGCCAATCAAGCGATTGTTGAGCGATCCGGCCAGCGCCAAAGCTTGACGATAGGTGATGTACCTATTTGGTTAGAAGATAAAACCAACAACGCCGCGAACCCCAAAGCCACGCGCATAGTGCTCACCGCCACCTCGGGTGGTCACTTTATAGCCAACGGGTCGGTCAATGGCCGCAGTGTGCAACTTCTTGTGGATAGCGGCGCTAGCTTTGTCACCATTAGCAGCGCGCAAGCCGAACAAGCCGGCATCAACTTTAAAGCCGGCCAAGCCACACAACTGCATACAGCTAACGGCATATCCTCAGGCTGGCGTATCAAGCTCGATTCAGTCCGCGTGGGTGATGTGGAAGTCTTAGCAGTAGACGCCGTGGTCACGCCTCAACCCATGCCTTTTTTACTGCTGGGTAACAGCTTTTTATCGCGCTTTCAAATGCTGCGGGATGGCGATCAGTTAACGCTAAACAAGCGTTACTAG
- the plsY gene encoding glycerol-3-phosphate 1-O-acyltransferase PlsY — protein MEYLYPAVAALLAYLLGSLSFAVIVSRLMGLKDPRSYGSNNPGATNVLRSGSKVAALATLLLDGLKGWLAVVLVKWLGLRYGLGDGTLALAAFAVFVGHLYPVFFGFKGGKGVATAAGILFGIDWLLGLATVLVWILVAAFSRYSSVAALACAGFAPLFYLLADRGPWYAERSIALAIFVMSALLVMRHSANIAKLVKGTESKLGSKKSASSAKKSTK, from the coding sequence TTGGAATATCTTTACCCGGCTGTGGCCGCGTTGCTGGCCTATTTGCTTGGCTCGCTCTCGTTTGCGGTGATTGTTAGCCGCTTAATGGGTTTGAAGGATCCACGTAGCTACGGCAGTAATAATCCCGGTGCCACCAATGTGTTGCGTTCAGGCAGTAAGGTCGCAGCACTTGCCACACTGCTGTTAGATGGTCTCAAGGGCTGGCTGGCGGTAGTGTTGGTCAAGTGGCTGGGCCTGCGTTATGGCTTGGGTGATGGCACGCTGGCCTTAGCGGCTTTTGCAGTTTTTGTGGGCCATCTTTACCCGGTATTTTTTGGCTTTAAGGGCGGAAAGGGCGTGGCGACGGCGGCCGGTATTTTGTTTGGCATTGATTGGCTGCTGGGGCTGGCAACGGTTTTGGTCTGGATTTTGGTCGCGGCTTTTTCGCGCTATTCTTCAGTCGCGGCTTTGGCTTGTGCCGGTTTTGCACCGCTGTTTTATCTACTGGCCGACCGCGGTCCCTGGTATGCAGAGCGCAGTATTGCGTTGGCTATTTTTGTGATGAGTGCGCTTTTAGTCATGCGACATTCTGCCAATATTGCAAAACTGGTGAAGGGAACTGAGTCAAAGTTAGGTAGCAAAAAGTCGGCAAGTAGCGCAAAAAAATCGACTAAGTAG
- a CDS encoding aldo/keto reductase, translating into MNKVQLGSSDLHVTPICLGTMTFGEQVCQADSHDILDRSLALGINFIDTAEMYAVPARAETFGATETIVGNWLAKNPGARNSLVLASKVAGPSRGMDWIRKGSQDLTAKDIEGACNDSLRRLQTDVIDLYQIHWPARNTPAFGAVYFDPSKEKPVSSIEVQLQALSGLVKAGKVRAIGLSNETPYGVSEFVRLADQHGLARVATVQNAYCLVNRTVENGLDELMHRTGVSLLAYSPLAFGLLTGKYDLSGIDGPDAPAEGRIAKFESVRKQRWGRPEALAAARRYNALAIANGMTPTQLALAFCYTKWQVASTIIGVTSVAQLDQAVLAWGTKLSAEVLAEIDKIRWEIRDPAL; encoded by the coding sequence ATGAATAAAGTTCAACTCGGCTCCAGCGACCTGCACGTCACCCCTATTTGTTTGGGCACCATGACTTTCGGTGAGCAAGTCTGTCAAGCCGATTCGCACGACATACTGGACCGCTCGTTGGCGCTAGGCATTAATTTTATTGACACCGCAGAAATGTACGCCGTGCCTGCTAGAGCCGAGACCTTTGGTGCAACTGAGACCATTGTTGGCAACTGGTTGGCTAAAAACCCCGGAGCGCGCAACTCTTTGGTGTTAGCGTCCAAAGTCGCTGGTCCTTCGCGCGGCATGGATTGGATACGCAAGGGAAGCCAAGACCTGACGGCCAAGGATATCGAGGGCGCTTGCAACGACAGCTTGCGGCGTCTGCAAACGGATGTGATTGACCTCTACCAAATTCACTGGCCGGCGCGTAATACGCCGGCTTTTGGCGCGGTCTACTTTGACCCGTCCAAAGAAAAACCGGTTTCGTCTATCGAGGTGCAACTCCAAGCACTCTCGGGCTTGGTCAAGGCTGGCAAGGTGCGCGCGATTGGTTTGTCCAACGAGACGCCTTACGGCGTGAGTGAGTTCGTACGACTGGCCGATCAGCACGGTCTAGCGCGCGTGGCGACCGTGCAAAACGCTTATTGCTTGGTTAACCGCACGGTGGAGAACGGTCTTGACGAGTTGATGCACAGGACTGGTGTGTCGCTGCTGGCTTACTCACCGCTGGCTTTTGGTTTGCTCACCGGTAAATACGACCTCAGCGGTATCGACGGCCCAGATGCGCCTGCAGAAGGGCGCATCGCTAAGTTCGAATCGGTACGCAAGCAGCGCTGGGGCAGGCCAGAAGCGCTGGCCGCTGCGCGCCGCTATAACGCACTGGCCATCGCCAACGGTATGACGCCGACCCAATTAGCCTTAGCTTTTTGCTACACCAAGTGGCAAGTTGCCAGCACGATTATTGGCGTGACATCGGTGGCTCAGCTCGATCAGGCTGTGCTGGCTTGGGGCACAAAACTGAGTGCTGAGGTGCTCGCTGAGATTGACAAAATTCGCTGGGAGATACGCGACCCGGCGCTGTGA
- a CDS encoding OmpA family protein — MKNPIFTSITCATLSLVVLSGCANMSETERGTAQGAGIGALAGALLGAATGGSKGAATGAALGGAVGAGGGYLWSKKMQDQKVAMERATAGTGVAVSQTADNRLKLDIPSDISFDVNRSNIKANFQSILDQFATSLNQNQISTISIIGHTDSSGSDAINNPLSVERANAARNYLIDRGVASQRIGTEGRGSREPVASNDTAQGRSQNRRVEIYVAEPAPR, encoded by the coding sequence ATGAAAAATCCAATTTTCACCAGCATCACTTGTGCCACCCTAAGCTTGGTCGTACTTTCAGGCTGCGCCAATATGAGTGAGACCGAAAGAGGCACAGCCCAAGGGGCAGGCATAGGCGCCTTGGCTGGCGCACTGCTAGGCGCAGCCACCGGCGGCTCCAAGGGCGCGGCTACAGGAGCAGCACTGGGCGGTGCTGTAGGCGCTGGCGGCGGCTATCTGTGGTCTAAGAAAATGCAAGATCAAAAAGTCGCTATGGAACGCGCAACTGCCGGCACCGGCGTGGCAGTTAGCCAAACCGCAGACAACCGCCTCAAGCTAGACATCCCCAGTGATATATCGTTTGACGTGAATCGCTCAAATATCAAAGCTAACTTTCAGTCAATACTTGATCAGTTCGCCACCAGTTTGAACCAAAACCAGATCAGTACCATCTCCATCATCGGCCACACCGACAGCAGCGGCTCAGACGCAATTAACAACCCGCTGTCCGTTGAGCGCGCCAATGCTGCACGTAACTACCTGATTGACCGCGGTGTTGCGTCCCAGCGTATTGGCACGGAAGGCCGTGGATCGCGTGAGCCGGTGGCGAGTAACGACACGGCTCAAGGTCGAAGCCAGAATCGCCGGGTTGAGATTTACGTGGCTGAGCCCGCACCACGCTAA
- a CDS encoding AMP-binding protein, with protein MPANGIARVDHYHALHQGFGWQVDEFFNIAQACCGRWAKAETQHSPAIRTYQTGATTLVHSYAQLQQAADLLSYQLKALGVTRGDRVAIVMPQRFETAVAFMAVLQMGAIAMPLSMLFGPEALAFRLQDSGAVLAVADESAIESLLAVRGECPQLLHIVAVGAACGRGDSDFVAGVGKPRAFKLAQTRADEAAILIYTSGTTGQPKGALIPHRALIGNLSGFVCSQNWFGFDGQDNAHSDAVFWSPADWAWTGGLMDALLPTLYFGRPIVAFNGRFSPKLAFELMVSEGVTHSFLFPTALKAMMKAYPAPRKDFALGLQGLMSAGEAVGDAVFDYCRDQLGVVVNEMFGQTEINYVVGNCDRFWPARPGSMGKGYPGHLVAVIDEDGLECAVGVPGDVAVRRHDIHGDLDPIFFLGYWNNPAATEAKFANASGEKSESGWCRTGDLARRDADGYLWYEGRADDVFKAAGYRIGPGEIENCLVKHAAVANAAVVPKPDSERGALVKAYVVLSPQHAAARAQLVGDTVSFDTALTQQLQSHVKAMLAPYEYPKEIEFLDALPMTTTGKVQRRVLRLQEEARFAARMARASI; from the coding sequence CTGCCTGCTAACGGCATAGCCAGAGTCGACCACTACCATGCCTTACATCAAGGTTTTGGTTGGCAAGTCGACGAATTTTTCAATATCGCTCAGGCCTGCTGCGGCCGCTGGGCGAAGGCCGAAACCCAGCATTCACCAGCGATTCGCACCTACCAAACCGGCGCCACCACACTGGTACACAGTTATGCCCAATTGCAGCAGGCGGCTGACTTGCTGAGTTATCAGCTCAAGGCGCTGGGTGTGACGCGTGGCGATAGGGTAGCCATCGTTATGCCGCAGCGTTTTGAGACCGCGGTTGCGTTCATGGCCGTGCTGCAAATGGGCGCAATCGCCATGCCTTTGTCTATGTTGTTCGGCCCCGAGGCGCTGGCTTTTAGGTTGCAAGACAGTGGGGCGGTGCTTGCCGTTGCGGACGAGAGCGCTATTGAAAGTCTGTTAGCCGTGCGCGGCGAATGCCCGCAGTTGCTGCACATCGTAGCGGTGGGCGCGGCCTGCGGTCGGGGCGACAGTGACTTTGTGGCGGGCGTTGGCAAGCCGCGGGCTTTTAAGTTGGCGCAGACCCGGGCCGACGAGGCCGCGATACTGATTTACACCAGCGGCACGACTGGTCAACCCAAAGGCGCGTTGATACCGCATCGCGCATTGATAGGCAATTTGTCTGGTTTTGTGTGTAGCCAGAACTGGTTTGGCTTTGATGGTCAAGACAATGCCCATTCTGATGCTGTTTTTTGGAGCCCGGCCGACTGGGCTTGGACTGGCGGGCTAATGGATGCGCTGCTGCCGACGCTGTATTTTGGCCGGCCCATCGTTGCCTTTAACGGACGCTTTAGCCCTAAGCTGGCGTTCGAGCTCATGGTCAGCGAAGGCGTGACGCACAGCTTTTTGTTCCCCACCGCGTTAAAAGCCATGATGAAGGCCTATCCAGCACCGCGCAAAGATTTCGCTTTGGGTTTGCAGGGCTTGATGAGCGCTGGCGAGGCGGTCGGAGATGCGGTGTTTGACTACTGCCGGGACCAGCTCGGCGTGGTGGTCAACGAAATGTTTGGCCAGACCGAGATCAACTATGTCGTGGGCAATTGCGACCGGTTTTGGCCAGCTCGTCCCGGCAGCATGGGCAAGGGCTATCCCGGTCACCTAGTGGCCGTTATTGATGAAGATGGACTGGAGTGCGCAGTCGGCGTACCCGGTGATGTGGCAGTGCGCCGACATGACATTCATGGTGACTTAGACCCAATTTTCTTTCTCGGTTACTGGAATAACCCAGCCGCAACAGAGGCGAAGTTTGCCAATGCAAGCGGCGAGAAATCCGAATCCGGTTGGTGCCGAACCGGCGACTTGGCGCGCCGTGATGCGGATGGCTATCTTTGGTACGAAGGTCGGGCTGACGACGTTTTCAAAGCCGCTGGTTACCGCATAGGTCCAGGTGAGATTGAAAACTGTCTGGTTAAACATGCGGCAGTAGCCAACGCTGCGGTTGTGCCCAAGCCCGACAGTGAGCGCGGTGCGTTGGTCAAGGCGTATGTTGTCTTGTCCCCGCAGCATGCGGCGGCGCGGGCGCAGTTAGTGGGCGATACGGTTAGTTTTGACACGGCATTGACTCAGCAATTGCAAAGCCATGTTAAAGCTATGTTGGCGCCTTACGAATATCCCAAGGAAATTGAGTTTCTCGACGCCTTGCCTATGACGACTACCGGCAAAGTTCAGCGCCGCGTGCTACGCCTGCAAGAAGAAGCGCGCTTCGCGGCGCGTATGGCTAGAGCGTCGATTTAA
- a CDS encoding alpha/beta fold hydrolase — protein MYKEKQISQREFVPIRGLNYHVQTWNNHPGQSHTQAPLVLVHGWMDVAASWQFMLDALSEAFVSKRLIIAPDWRGFGQTTGLQAEQSLQADSYWFADYLADLDFLLDHYVKDQTVDLVGHSMGGNIAMTYAGVKPERIRRLINLEGFGLPASQPEQATERYRSWMKELKSLHRGEFELKTYDSVNGVARRLMKTNPRLSSDKALWLAGHWARTDANGQWKILGEAGHKVVSANLYRADETLEIYRRISAPVLAVEASDDSLGKWYKGTYTLDQYHERLKHVASVKVEVIEDAGHMLHHDQPENLAHLIETFLA, from the coding sequence ATGTACAAAGAAAAACAAATTTCACAACGCGAGTTTGTTCCAATCCGTGGTCTAAATTACCACGTCCAGACATGGAACAATCATCCCGGTCAAAGCCATACCCAAGCTCCGCTTGTGCTGGTACACGGTTGGATGGATGTCGCTGCCTCTTGGCAGTTCATGCTCGACGCGCTGTCTGAGGCCTTTGTCTCTAAGCGCTTAATCATCGCACCGGACTGGCGCGGCTTTGGTCAGACCACGGGTTTGCAAGCTGAGCAAAGCCTGCAGGCGGATAGCTACTGGTTTGCCGACTACCTAGCCGACCTAGATTTCCTGCTTGACCACTATGTCAAAGACCAAACCGTCGACTTAGTGGGCCACAGCATGGGCGGCAATATCGCCATGACGTATGCTGGTGTCAAACCTGAACGCATACGCCGCCTGATTAACTTAGAGGGCTTTGGCCTGCCAGCCAGCCAGCCAGAACAAGCCACTGAGCGCTATAGAAGTTGGATGAAGGAACTCAAAAGCCTGCACCGGGGCGAGTTTGAACTCAAAACCTATGACAGCGTGAATGGCGTAGCGCGTCGACTGATGAAAACCAATCCGCGCCTGTCATCAGACAAAGCTTTATGGTTAGCCGGCCACTGGGCGCGCACGGACGCAAACGGTCAATGGAAAATTCTCGGTGAAGCCGGGCACAAAGTCGTCAGCGCCAATTTATACCGGGCTGACGAGACCCTAGAAATCTACCGTCGCATCAGCGCACCGGTGCTAGCTGTCGAGGCCTCAGACGACTCATTGGGAAAGTGGTACAAGGGCACTTATACACTGGACCAATACCACGAGCGACTCAAACACGTCGCCTCGGTAAAGGTTGAAGTCATTGAGGACGCCGGCCACATGCTGCATCACGATCAGCCAGAAAATCTGGCCCATTTGATAGAAACCTTTTTAGCATGA
- a CDS encoding response regulator → MTGQTSIDQKKFHHILTRNISLPLALGTLSGILFLGLTMFLISTLNWVEHTQKVMSNGNEVGRLSSEMEASMRGFLISGDESFLQPYNVARARSSSQILELTELVNDNPAQLEHIRHVAALQLQWNEYAQDIIAKRRQNLPYLELVASKTGKILSDEIRNELSLFDDAEERLLIARNQSAKSTSLWIVLGYLVFSLGISALLALMGRRELVKLSVAYGTALDQQDKDARVLEQLAWLRDGQSHLAEQMIGQKTLMLLGETVLDFSAQYLGIAVAALYVRHENGDLRRVASYGFSLNEKNSAQSFYTNDGLVGQAGRSCNVLQLDDLPENYLRVGSGLGYGALRHVLLIPLVHEGEVKGVAELGFLRPLVARDLEFVKLIAGNVGTAIHGAQYRDQRQALLAQAQQLNEELQVQQEELRTANEELEEQSRTLRESQINLEKQKNELENTNHQLAHQTMALDQRNSDLTEVQTALEQRAIELISASRYKSEFLANMSHELRTPLNSSLILAKLLADNSKGNLDAEQIKFAQSIYSAGNDLLNLINDILDISKVEAGKLELTPENIRISKLLDSLKDTFEPLAGQKQLKFVLNSHVDAPSVLVSDRQRVEQILKNLLSNAIKFTESGEISLTVSALDDGQIAFAVCDSGIGIPAHQQQIIFEAFQQADGTTSRRYGGTGLGLSISRDLAALLGGKISVQSSQGQGSVFTLQLPAKWHEPDQDKPDSSAPDTPVVHAAPAVKATNLASPKVLPDLLPGVIDDRQQPLGSRVVLIIEDDKAFAQILFDLAHELNYSCLVSHSAEDGYKLASQFVPQAILLDMGLPDDSGLSVLQRLKNNPSLRHIPVHVVSAQDQSAAALQMGAIGYAVKPASREQLKQVFKKLEDKLTQKVKHVLLVEDDERQRDSVMHLIGDGDVQITAVETGEEALSLLKGIVFDCMIIDLKLPDIQGSELLRRMSSEDILSFPPVIVYTGRNLSRAEEAELLKYSRSIIIKGARSPERLLDEVTLFLHTVESDLSYEHQSMLKTARSRDRVFDGRKVLLVDDDMRNIFALTSALEQKGIAVEIGRNGFEAISKLDEVSDIDLVLMDIMMPGIDGLETTRRIRQNPRFKKLPIIAVTAKAMKDDQQQCLKAGANDYLAKPIDLDRLFSLLRVWMPHVERI, encoded by the coding sequence ATGACTGGCCAGACCTCAATCGATCAGAAAAAGTTTCACCACATACTCACGCGCAACATTAGTTTGCCGCTGGCTTTGGGCACACTCAGCGGAATACTGTTTCTCGGTCTGACTATGTTTTTGATCTCTACTTTGAACTGGGTGGAGCACACCCAGAAAGTCATGAGTAACGGCAATGAAGTGGGTAGGTTGAGCTCTGAGATGGAAGCGAGCATGCGCGGTTTCTTGATCTCCGGCGATGAGTCTTTTTTACAGCCCTACAACGTTGCGCGAGCGCGCAGCAGCAGTCAAATCTTAGAATTAACCGAACTGGTGAATGACAATCCAGCTCAGCTTGAACACATCAGACATGTCGCCGCTCTGCAACTACAGTGGAACGAATACGCTCAAGACATCATCGCCAAGCGCCGCCAAAATCTGCCTTACCTTGAACTGGTGGCGAGCAAAACCGGCAAGATTTTGAGCGATGAAATTCGCAACGAACTGTCCTTATTTGATGACGCTGAAGAGCGCCTACTCATAGCGCGTAATCAAAGCGCAAAAAGCACCTCGCTATGGATTGTGCTGGGTTATCTTGTGTTTTCTTTGGGTATCAGCGCACTGCTGGCATTAATGGGTAGGCGTGAGCTGGTCAAACTCTCTGTGGCCTATGGCACAGCGCTTGATCAGCAAGACAAAGACGCCCGCGTTCTAGAACAACTGGCCTGGCTGCGCGATGGCCAATCGCACTTGGCTGAGCAAATGATTGGCCAAAAAACGCTAATGCTACTGGGCGAGACGGTGCTGGACTTCAGTGCGCAATATTTAGGCATCGCAGTCGCTGCGCTATATGTCAGGCATGAAAACGGCGACTTACGGCGCGTCGCGTCTTACGGCTTTAGTCTGAATGAGAAAAACTCGGCACAAAGCTTTTACACCAACGATGGTTTGGTCGGCCAAGCCGGACGCAGTTGCAACGTGCTGCAACTGGACGATTTGCCAGAGAACTATCTCAGAGTTGGCTCCGGCCTAGGTTATGGCGCACTGCGTCACGTACTTCTCATTCCTTTGGTTCACGAGGGCGAAGTCAAAGGCGTCGCCGAACTTGGCTTTTTACGTCCACTGGTGGCGCGCGACCTTGAATTTGTCAAACTCATCGCCGGCAACGTAGGCACTGCGATCCATGGTGCGCAATACCGCGATCAAAGGCAAGCACTGCTGGCCCAAGCGCAGCAGCTCAATGAAGAACTGCAAGTGCAGCAAGAAGAATTGCGCACAGCCAACGAGGAGCTTGAGGAGCAGTCGCGAACGCTCAGAGAGTCCCAGATCAACTTAGAAAAGCAAAAAAACGAGCTCGAAAATACCAACCATCAGTTAGCCCATCAAACCATGGCGCTGGATCAAAGAAACTCTGACCTGACCGAAGTGCAAACCGCGCTGGAGCAGCGAGCCATAGAGCTAATCAGTGCAAGCCGCTACAAGTCTGAGTTTTTGGCCAATATGTCGCATGAACTGCGTACTCCGCTTAACAGCTCACTGATACTGGCCAAGCTGCTGGCTGACAATTCTAAGGGAAACCTCGATGCGGAGCAGATCAAGTTTGCGCAGTCTATCTATTCAGCGGGAAATGACTTGCTCAACCTGATTAACGACATCTTAGATATCTCCAAGGTCGAAGCTGGAAAGCTTGAACTGACGCCTGAAAACATACGCATATCCAAGCTACTCGATTCACTGAAAGACACTTTCGAGCCCTTGGCCGGTCAAAAGCAACTTAAGTTTGTACTGAACTCCCATGTCGATGCGCCTAGTGTGCTGGTCAGCGACCGCCAGCGGGTGGAGCAAATTCTCAAGAATTTGCTCTCTAACGCCATCAAATTTACCGAGTCGGGCGAAATCAGCCTAACCGTCTCAGCGCTTGACGACGGCCAGATAGCCTTTGCAGTGTGCGACTCCGGCATAGGCATACCGGCCCACCAACAACAAATAATTTTTGAAGCCTTTCAGCAAGCCGACGGCACGACCAGCAGGCGCTATGGCGGCACTGGTCTGGGCTTGTCAATATCGCGTGACTTAGCCGCATTACTAGGCGGCAAAATCAGCGTCCAAAGCAGTCAAGGCCAAGGCAGCGTGTTCACCTTGCAACTTCCTGCCAAGTGGCATGAGCCTGACCAAGACAAGCCAGATTCATCGGCACCAGACACCCCAGTTGTCCACGCTGCGCCGGCCGTGAAAGCGACCAACCTGGCGAGCCCAAAAGTCCTCCCCGACCTGCTACCAGGGGTGATCGACGACAGGCAGCAACCCCTAGGCAGTCGAGTGGTGTTAATCATTGAGGACGACAAAGCTTTTGCCCAAATTCTTTTCGACTTAGCCCATGAGCTGAATTACAGCTGCTTGGTCTCCCACAGTGCCGAAGATGGCTATAAGCTCGCCAGTCAGTTTGTACCGCAGGCGATTTTGCTCGACATGGGCTTGCCTGACGACTCCGGCCTGTCAGTGCTGCAGCGACTCAAAAATAATCCATCACTGCGGCACATTCCTGTGCATGTGGTCTCCGCGCAGGACCAAAGCGCAGCAGCTCTGCAAATGGGCGCGATTGGTTATGCCGTCAAACCAGCCAGCCGAGAGCAGCTCAAGCAAGTGTTCAAGAAACTTGAAGACAAGCTGACGCAAAAAGTCAAACATGTGTTGTTGGTAGAGGACGATGAAAGACAGCGCGACAGCGTCATGCACCTGATAGGCGACGGCGATGTGCAAATCACTGCAGTGGAAACCGGCGAAGAGGCGCTATCCCTGCTGAAAGGCATAGTTTTTGACTGCATGATTATTGACCTCAAGCTGCCAGATATTCAAGGCAGCGAACTACTCAGGCGCATGTCTAGCGAAGACATACTGTCTTTCCCGCCTGTCATCGTCTACACCGGCCGCAACCTAAGCCGAGCCGAAGAAGCTGAGCTGTTGAAATATTCACGCTCCATCATCATCAAAGGAGCACGCTCACCCGAGCGACTGCTTGACGAGGTCACGTTATTTCTGCACACAGTGGAGTCCGACCTGAGCTACGAGCACCAAAGCATGCTGAAAACCGCTCGCAGTCGAGACCGAGTTTTTGACGGTCGCAAAGTTTTACTGGTTGATGACGATATGCGTAATATTTTTGCCTTGACCAGCGCGCTGGAGCAAAAAGGCATTGCTGTTGAAATCGGCCGCAATGGCTTTGAAGCAATTAGTAAACTAGACGAAGTCAGCGACATAGACCTGGTGCTAATGGACATCATGATGCCTGGCATTGACGGCTTAGAGACGACGCGGCGCATACGCCAAAACCCGCGCTTTAAAAAGCTACCCATCATCGCCGTTACGGCGAAAGCCATGAAAGACGATCAACAGCAATGTCTTAAAGCCGGCGCCAACGACTACTTAGCCAAACCGATAGACCTCGATAGACTGTTTTCACTGCTACGCGTCTGGATGCCGCACGTGGAACGCATCTAA